The window taagcgTGTACTCCGGAAGAAGGCAAGTATTTTTATTACCTGAGattactgcactgtactccgtacagtaagtaagtaatacaagcactataagtacggagtacttatttGTACaccatactgtacagtacaagcaggtgtacCCCGTATTGCAGAGTGAGCGAAGGTCCAAGTACAACAAAGTAGTACAGGCAATACAGTACGAAGTGCagcacgtaagtacaagccGTATAGGACAAGTACGGaacagcacagtacagtacggaacagcgcagtacagtacggaacagcgcagtacagtacgggacagtacagtacgtacggtacggtacgacaagcacatgtattCACGTATTCATACCGGCAGGcaagtatgtgcatgtacaagtacttgcaggtcaTCGTGCTCCGTGCCAAGACAGGTCTCGTTGGGACCGAGAAAGTCTCACCAGTTGGTCTCGTGCGGCTCGCGAAAGCCCGATTGATGGCCTTTGTAGTATTCACAAAGTGTGAATAGATGGTGCGGCATTCATCGCCCCGTCGTGACGGAGCAGCCGGCTTCCGGGCGCGATACTTACATCCAGGTACGGCATGCCACACTGTGTggacgtgtacatgtacacacaGTACGTGAGACAGTCCGGCCCGCAGCACCATACGACGCTCCGTCGTTTGTACGTCAGGCCGCCCTTCCACCTGTCGGGAAGCCGCAAGGGTGTTCGGAGAATAGGTgagtcgaggacgatgccaCAAGGGAACCCGGCAGGTGCAGAGCCGCCGTTGTACGAGAAAATGTGCTCGTACCGTGCGGCTGCCGCGGGCGCGTACGAGCATAAGTACAAACTCGTACCGGCACCGGAGCCGCGTTACGTACTTTGCCTCGTCATCACACCAAGGGTTCGGTAACCGCCCGCCCGCGCGGCTGCCGCACAGCCACCCAACCCGCCCCAGCCACTGTTGCTTGAATAAAAGGACCCCCATTGTTTCAACAACAGTGGCTGCGGCGTGCCATAACATTCCTGCCCCCACGTCGACCTCGCTCCGTCCTCGCTCCTCGTTTCTTCCTACCTGCTCCTCCATACGACGACATCTCGGCACGACGAACCTGCTGTCCCTTCGTTCCGTCCGTATTCCCGTGCATCTTCCTATACATCGGCCGGGAGACAGCCTCGTTCTGGCCATCAGACGACCAGACGATACGACAACTCTCCTCGACTCCTTCGCTCTCccgctctcctcctccgccctcctcctctaccctcctcctctgccctcctcctctaccctcctcctctgccctcctcctctgccctcctcctctgccctcctcctctgccctcctcctctgccctctttctccgctctcctcctccgccctcctcctccgccctcctcctccgccctcctccgccctcctccacctcctccgcGTCTCCCGCCCTCCCCCGACTCGCTGCCATGGCACCTCCAaacctcgctctcgctctggCGCCCCGTAATCTCCAGAGCCCGACGCACACGCAGCAGGTCACGctcggcgtcatcgccggctacgtcgtcgccatcgccattcTCTGGAACGTCCCCTACCTCCGCATGGTTCTCTGGCCCTTCAAGGTAACGAGCCCCCGCGAGCGTCGACGCGTCCCAGCCGCTGACGCCCTTGCCTTTCCTCGCAGatgctcgtcatcgccttCCACGAGTTCGGCCACGCCATCACCGCCGTCCTCACCGGCGGCCGCGTCAAGTCCATCAGCCTCGACCCCAACGAAGGAGGCGTCACCCACATGCAGGGCGGCATCAGCGCCGTCACCCTGCCCGCCGGCTACCTCGGCTCCTCCATCATCGGCGCCCTCCTGACCTTTTGCGGCTTCAACATCGTCGCCTCCAAGGTCGCCAGtatcgtcctcggcgtctgCTTCCTCCTCACCCTCTGGTGGGGCAAGCGCAACTGGCTCACCATCctcaccatcctcgccgccgtcgctctcctcgtcgcctgctgGTTCATCGCCCACGCCGAGGCCctccgcttcgtcgtcctcttcatcgGCGTCATGTCCTCCCTCTACAGCGTCTGGGACATCTGCGACGACCTCATCCTGCGCAAGGTCAACTCGTCCGACGCCAGCGTCTTCGCCGAGCGCTACGGCGGCTCCTCCCAATGCTGGGGCGTCATCTGGTCCATCATCTCCGTCTtcatcatggccatcggcatcgtcgccggcctcgccgccttttCACAATCCTTCGctcagcagcaggaggacgCGAAGCATTTCATTCCCACCTAGACGCCTGCCCGGGCGCCGACCGTACGCCCTTGCCGAGATACAATGTACTTTCCTTGCCAGCGGCCCTTCTACAACATCTGTCGGTCCATGCTTGGAACGCTTGGAACGCCCTTGATGCCCTCCATCTAGATACCCAACCTTCATAGCACATGGCGTTTGCCTGTTTTCAATTCATGTCTTGCATTCTTTCCCTTCTGCAACGCGTCCAAAATATGTCTCTTCCCCGctacggcgtcgacggcaagcctACGCTCGCATCCGTCTCGAGGCTATCTGCTGCGGAGAGAAAGGTCAAGGGCGGAGCTGCGCGCGCCATGCAAGTCCTTTCTtctcgcctccgtcgcccgGCATGCCGACAACCGGCCACCCGTCCGTCCCCCCGGCGGCCAACCAACCACCGGTGCCGTCATGCGAGCCCGGTGACAacttcgtcgaggaagcctCGGTTGGCGTACAGCTGGGACATGTCCCACATCatgacgccgccgaagcTGCTGTGCTCCTTCGAGTACTGAATCGCCGCCCTGAGCTTGGCGCCGTCGGTGTagccgccgcccgcgcccgtGTTGGCCGGTATGCCGAGGAGCGTCTTGACGTTTGGGTTCTTGCTCCCCTTGGCCCACCGGTCCCAGACGTCAAAGTTGAAGGCGAACTGGCTGCTCGCGCCCGGCTGAAAGTTGGCCACGCCGCACCAGTTGTTGTAGAACTGGATGTTGACCATGTCGAACGGCACCGCCTCGAGcgtcgcgccgacggcggcgtcgggaaACACGCACTGGGGCGCCGCCGTGAGGTAGTACTTCTTGCCGCCCGCGCCGTCCATGAGAGCGCGGAGCGTCGCGGCAAAGACGGGCAGGTGGTTGGTGTACGCCTCAAAGTCGaagtcgaagccgtcgacgacggcgcttCCGAACGGCcggtcgacgccggcggccgagttgaCAGGTCCGAACATGGCCCAGACGTTCTGCGCCGCCTtttccgcctccgccgccgacgaccagccTCCCTGCGAATAGGTGGCGCCTCCGAGAGACAGGACGACCGTCTTGCCATGCTTGCTCTGGCACGTCTTGATGTCGTTTCTGCCCACGACGCAACCGAGTTAGTCGAGGGGCGGGCCCGACGTCCCACCGCCCACCATCGGATCACCTACTCGATCTCGGGGCACCGGAGGAGGTTTGGGTTGTCGGGAAAGGTCGAGCACCGGTCGCCGGCGCTGGCAAAGTTGGTGATGGGGGGCGTGATGCCGTTCATGAACGCCACGGGGATGATCTACATGGCATGCTTGAGCTCGGTCCAACCGGCACATGTCTCGAACGGAGTGGCACGGCATACATTGATCTCCGTTCCTGCGTGCCATGCCGAGCGAGCATGTTAGCAATCTTGAACCTCGAACCATTCGTTCGTCTCTGTGCAGCACGTACTCGCGCAGTAGTACGCAAGATTCTGCTGAATATGAGGCCCGTGTCCCTGCCCGTACGAGTTTTGTCCTAATCGCTCCATTTAGCAACCCCCCTCGGGCcggcgggcgggcgaggcaATGGGTGAAACGTACCCCAGTAGACGGCAATGTTCTTCTTGGATACCGAATCAAACCCAGCCAGGGCCAGCGGCAGAGAAGCAATAAGGCCCagagcgaggccgaggacagAGGGTGCCATGATGGGGGCCACGGGCTATGATGTTGAGATTGCTGCGTGATGAGGGGACCAGAATGCTGATGAAGACTTGTCGGATGAGCCGGGTTTCGGAATATAGATGGCCGCTAGGGATGTGACTTATATACGAGTGCCTGATGCTTGAGATGCCAACATGGCCAAAGACGAAAGAACCACCCGCCATGCCGTCGGCCAGAGCACGCTCCAACCTCCATCATCTCCCGGAGGACGTCCAACCAAGGTGCGCATGTGACGTTGGGCCAACCACCCACGGGATCACCATCTTGCCATCCTCCCCCGACAACCCCACGCAAAGGTCCGGTCgtccgacgagggcgagcgagatggccgtcctcctccccttcTGGCACTATTTTGCACCCATCGTATGGCTGCAAGGTACAGTGGCGGTGGTGACGTGGGATAGGCCTGCGCCGTGTCGGTTGGAGGAGCCCAGGCATTATTCACCCACCCACCTTGCTTCGTGGGGGTCGTAATTCACGAGCGTGCTACGGAGGCAAGGGGTTAGAATACAGATGAAGGGCAAGCGAGTACAGAGCCGACTTGCGAGAGGTGGATGGAAGGACAGGCCGATGAGGACACATACCATACACTTGCACACACGTTTACGCGTGCCTCTGCACTCCCTCCGCACAGCCGAGAAAGTCATACTCGTCGGCGCAACCTGTTGCTCAAGTTCGGTCTGTGAGGAGTTTGCCCAGCGTCGTCTATTTTCGCATCAGTCTTCCTTCCATGCGTACGTACATGGCCAAGCAGAGGAAGGAATAATAGTATTCTCGCCTTCGTCACCACTCTATGGCAGGCCTGGTAGCTCGGGTGCATATGGTGCCCCCCATCGAGGTTGTGTGATATTTTGACAAACCCTTTTTGCATTGGGCAGCTGCGCTTTGGGGCAATGCCTGAGGAGGCAAGCTATAACGGATGAAGGTTGGATGCCCACGTCCGACTTGCCCTCGGAATGCCTCCTGGTCGACGTTCAGCAACGAGGCTAGGCGTTCCCACTGCACCCCTGTGTGAGACTGCTGTCCCATAGGCTCGTGTTCATGCCAGCCGATCCGCATCTTGTAGCCCAGGTTGCTTCTAGAGGGCAATGGAACCCAGCGACCAGGCAAGGTGTACGAGACGTCCAAAGTCCGATAGGCGAAACGGGAGGCttgcggcgaggatgcccgAACGGATAGATG of the Drechmeria coniospora strain ARSEF 6962 chromosome 01, whole genome shotgun sequence genome contains:
- a CDS encoding chitinase-like protein translates to MAPSVLGLALGLIASLPLALAGFDSVSKKNIAVYWGQNSYGQGHGPHIQQNLAYYCARTEINIIPVAFMNGITPPITNFASAGDRCSTFPDNPNLLRCPEIENDIKTCQSKHGKTVVLSLGGATYSQGGWSSAAEAEKAAQNVWAMFGPVNSAAGVDRPFGSAVVDGFDFDFEAYTNHLPVFAATLRALMDGAGGKKYYLTAAPQCVFPDAAVGATLEAVPFDMVNIQFYNNWCGVANFQPGASSQFAFNFDVWDRWAKGSKNPNVKTLLGIPANTGAGGGYTDGAKLRAAIQYSKEHSSFGGVMMWDMSQLYANRGFLDEVVTGLA